The window CGCCCATCGTGAGGAGAATTTCATGGGCCAAATATTTACCGGGTCCCTGCCGGGTAAACAAGCGTCCAACAGAACCTTTAAATCATGCCAAACTTCAGAGGACTTTATGCCGAACCGCGAACGGCCAGTCTCGGGCGGTCGAAGGAAAAATTCAGCGCAGCCGGTAGGTGATGCGCGCCTTGTCAAGATCGTAGGGTGACATCTCGAGCTTGACGCGATCGCCGACGGTGAGGCGGATGAATCGTTTGCGCATTTTGCCGGAGATGTGCGCCAGCACCTGGTGCTTGTTGTCCAACTCCACGCGGAACATCGTGCCCGGCAACACGGTCACTACATTGCCTTCCACTTCAATATGTTCTTCCATGAGTCTTTTACCGCCGCGCCCGCGGGCGAATCGGGTTCGATCGGCAATCTAAAATGACACCGCAAACAAAAAGGGTGCGGGACGCTGCCGTTCAGAGTCCCACACCCGCTGTGGGCAATTCTACGATTTAGTAACGGTTGCTGTAATCGCGACGGCCGCCCCCGCCACCACCCCGACCGCCTCCGTAACCGCCGCCGCCGGAACGAGGACGCTCCTCGCGCGGGCGCGCTTCATTGACGGTGAGGTCGCGACCGTTCAGGTCTTTGCCATTGAGCGCCGCGATGGCGGCTTGCGCGCCTTCCTTGGTCTCCATGGTGACAAACGCAAACCCGCGCGACTTGCCGCTGAATTTGTCCATGATCAAATCGACGCTGGTCACGGGACCGTGCGCGGCGAAGAGATCCTGGAGATCGTTTTCAGTAGTGTTGAAGGAAAGATTTCCTACAAACAATTTCGTGTTCATTGATGACTTTCTAAGTTTAGACTGACTGTTTCTTACCGGGCTGTTCCCGACCATCGGGTTTCAAATCATCACTGAAGCACGTTCAACTGAAGATCTACCAGGCCTCGAAATCCACGAGTAATCTAACTGGGACTTACCCTGCCCGTTTGCCACGGGAATGCAAATGATATTTTTCGACGGCGCGAGTCCGCCCGTAACCGCCTACGCGCCAATGGTCAATCCACTTTAATGGCGCGAGTCAATCCTGGAGCAATGAAATCACCGGTCGCGGTGGAAATCCGTTCTTTTCGAACTGGACTGTGTTAAACCGTCCCTGGCACCCGATCCATTTATGAACGAGACAAACGCGCCGGACAAACCTGACGACCCGCAGGCGTTCGTCCTCGAAGTGGTGCAGTTGCTCCTGTCTGAAAAGCGGACCGCCTTGTCCTTGCTCCGGACCGGTATCGCGGTTTTGGCCCTGCCGCTTTCCGTCTTGAGCGTCCTCATTGCCACTTCCAGATTTTACGATGTCCTGCAAGTGATGCACCTGCTTGTGCCGCTGCTCCTTCTCAACGTGGGATTGACCGCGCTGGCCGTTTATCTGATCGTCCACTCCATCCGGCGCATCCATCGGTACGACCGGCTCATCCTGGAACTCAAACGGAAGCACCGCACGCTGGCAGAATTGATCGATTGA of the Candidatus Angelobacter sp. genome contains:
- the infA gene encoding translation initiation factor IF-1 gives rise to the protein MEEHIEVEGNVVTVLPGTMFRVELDNKHQVLAHISGKMRKRFIRLTVGDRVKLEMSPYDLDKARITYRLR
- a CDS encoding RNA-binding protein, whose amino-acid sequence is MNTKLFVGNLSFNTTENDLQDLFAAHGPVTSVDLIMDKFSGKSRGFAFVTMETKEGAQAAIAALNGKDLNGRDLTVNEARPREERPRSGGGGYGGGRGGGGGGRRDYSNRY